The Rhinolophus sinicus isolate RSC01 linkage group LG09, ASM3656204v1, whole genome shotgun sequence genome includes a window with the following:
- the GRP gene encoding LOW QUALITY PROTEIN: gastrin-releasing peptide (The sequence of the model RefSeq protein was modified relative to this genomic sequence to represent the inferred CDS: deleted 1 base in 1 codon): MRGRELPLVLLALILCQAPQGPAAPVPEAREIVLAKMYPRGNHWAVGHLMGKKSTGETPYVYKGGSLKQQLPEYILWEEAARNLLSLIEAKGKSHNHLHEEPRGIHQSTWDSKISSNVKEVGSRHKVFADLSVPGSQCEGRNPQLN; this comes from the exons ATGCGCGGCCGCGAGCTGCCGCTTGTTCTGCTGGCGCTGATTCTCTGCCAAGCGCCTCAGGGGCCGGCCGCCCCGGTGCCGGAGGCCAGAGAGATCGTGCTGGCCAAGATGTACCCGCGTGGCAACCACTGGGCGGTGG GGCACTTAATGGGGAAAAAGAGCACAGGAGAGACCCCATATGTTTACAAAGGAGGGAGCCTGAAGCAGCAGCTGCCAGAGTACATTTTGTGGGAAGAAGCTGCGAGGAATTTGCTTAGTCTCATAGAAGCAAAGGGGAAAAGCCAT AATCATCTCCACGAGGAGCCCCGGGGTATTCACCAGTCTACTTGGGATTCCAAGATTAGCAGCAACGTGAAAGAGGTAGGTTCAAGACACAAAGTAT TTGCTGATCTCTCTGTTCCAGGTTCTCAATGTGAAGGAAGGAACCCCCAGCTGAACTGA